From Pedobacter indicus, a single genomic window includes:
- the pdxA gene encoding 4-hydroxythreonine-4-phosphate dehydrogenase PdxA, with amino-acid sequence MSEKKLKIGVSIGDVNGIGLEVIIKTFADNRITDFCTPIVYGNTKIASYYRKNIGLNDFSFHVINHPDQANDKRANMINCWDEDVKITPGEENETGGKYAFLSLEAAMNDLLDGKLDALVTAPINKNSIQSEAFKFPGHTEYLQSRTGASDSLMFMISDDLRIGVVTGHIPLKDVSQYLSSEQIVSKLQLMNQCLRNDFWIEKPKIAVLGLNPHAGDHGLIGTEEKEIIQPAIERAQELDIFAFGPYPADGFFAGNNYKNFDGILAMYHDQGLIPFKYIASHRGINFTAGLPIVRTSPDHGTAFDIAGKNMASADSFRSALFAAINIVKQREEQKTLLSNRLKTKRLSKDRD; translated from the coding sequence ATGAGCGAAAAGAAATTAAAAATTGGAGTATCCATTGGTGATGTGAACGGCATAGGCTTGGAAGTGATAATTAAAACTTTTGCTGATAATCGAATTACTGATTTTTGCACTCCGATTGTCTATGGGAATACCAAAATAGCTTCATATTATCGAAAAAATATTGGCTTAAATGACTTCAGCTTTCATGTTATCAACCATCCGGATCAAGCTAATGACAAGCGAGCCAACATGATTAATTGCTGGGATGAGGATGTTAAGATTACTCCTGGTGAAGAAAACGAAACGGGTGGGAAATATGCTTTTCTTTCGCTAGAAGCGGCCATGAACGATTTGCTCGACGGAAAGCTTGATGCTTTAGTAACAGCACCCATCAATAAAAATTCAATTCAAAGTGAAGCTTTCAAGTTTCCAGGTCATACCGAATACTTACAGTCACGCACAGGCGCAAGTGATTCACTCATGTTTATGATTAGCGATGACCTGCGCATCGGCGTAGTAACCGGGCACATTCCACTCAAAGACGTTTCTCAATACTTAAGCTCTGAGCAGATTGTTAGTAAACTGCAATTAATGAACCAGTGTTTACGAAACGACTTTTGGATTGAAAAGCCAAAAATAGCTGTATTAGGCCTTAATCCTCATGCCGGTGACCATGGTTTAATTGGAACCGAAGAGAAAGAAATTATTCAACCGGCAATCGAACGTGCACAAGAACTAGATATTTTCGCGTTCGGCCCCTATCCTGCCGATGGTTTTTTTGCTGGTAATAATTATAAAAATTTTGATGGTATATTAGCTATGTACCATGACCAGGGCCTGATTCCCTTTAAATATATCGCTTCACACCGTGGCATTAACTTTACAGCAGGCTTGCCTATCGTTCGTACATCTCCTGATCATGGCACGGCCTTCGATATAGCTGGAAAAAATATGGCATCAGCTGACTCCTTTCGATCTGCTTTATTTGCTGCTATCAATATCGTTAAACAAAGGGAAGAACAAAAAACACTCCTATCTAATAGATTAAAAACGAAAAGATTGTCTAAAGACCGAGATTAG